The Mixta hanseatica genome includes a region encoding these proteins:
- the dinG gene encoding ATP-dependent DNA helicase DinG produces the protein MALTAALKAQIGEWYKALQQQVPDFIPRAPQRQMIAEVAKTLAGDDGRHLAIEAPTGVGKTLSYLIPGIAVGRAEEKPLIISTANVALQDQIFSKDLPLLQKIIPELKFTAAFGRGRYVCPRNLNALATDSEKQGDLLLFLDDNLVANKDERKLCTKLEKALDRHQWDGLRDHCEEAIDDTLWQRLSTDKANCLARNCHWYRECPFFVARREIEQADVVVANHALVMAALESESVLPPAKHLLLVLDEGHHLPEVARDALETSADITVGWTSLQLDLFVRLVETCMAQFRPKSPPPLANPERLKAHCDEWREHLASLTRILALWLPPEPQEGEYRFEMGQLPEEMQTLCARLFKLSDGLRGLAEGLLNDLSEKSGQYDVVRLHRTMLQMNRAFGWFEGISKLWRLAAMEQASGAPVSKWVSRELREGQPHLFFHCAGIRVSEQLEKLLWRKVPHVVLTSATLQSLNSFNRLQELSGLSEKVGDRFVALGSPFNHVEQGKLIIPQMRYEPLMANEAQHIAEMAHFFRHQVKAGQHKGMLVLFASNRAMQQFLTHLSDLRLMLLVQGDQPRYRLVELHRKRVEQGEASVLVGLQSFAEGLDLKGELLSQVHIHKIAFPPVDSPVILTEGEWLKSLKRYPFEVQSLPSASFSLIQQVGRLIRSHQCFGEIVIYDRRLITKAYGARLLKALPVFPIEQPPMPEGAIAPVSSSKPAPAARRRKKEKR, from the coding sequence ATGGCATTAACCGCAGCGTTAAAAGCGCAGATTGGCGAATGGTATAAAGCGCTGCAGCAGCAGGTTCCCGATTTTATTCCACGCGCGCCGCAGCGGCAGATGATTGCCGAAGTGGCGAAAACCCTGGCCGGTGACGACGGACGTCATCTGGCGATAGAAGCGCCGACCGGCGTGGGTAAAACCCTTTCCTATCTTATTCCCGGCATTGCCGTTGGCCGTGCCGAAGAGAAACCGCTGATCATCAGCACCGCAAACGTCGCGCTACAGGATCAGATCTTCAGTAAGGATCTGCCGCTGCTACAAAAAATTATTCCCGAGCTGAAATTTACCGCCGCCTTTGGGCGCGGGCGCTATGTCTGCCCGCGTAACCTGAATGCGCTGGCGACCGACAGCGAAAAGCAGGGCGATCTGCTGTTGTTTCTTGATGACAATCTGGTAGCGAACAAAGATGAGCGCAAGCTCTGCACGAAGCTGGAGAAAGCGCTGGATCGACATCAGTGGGACGGCCTGCGCGATCATTGTGAAGAGGCGATCGACGATACGTTATGGCAACGCTTAAGCACCGATAAGGCCAACTGTCTGGCGCGAAACTGCCATTGGTATCGCGAATGTCCCTTTTTTGTCGCCCGGCGAGAGATCGAGCAGGCGGACGTGGTAGTGGCTAACCATGCGCTGGTGATGGCGGCGCTGGAAAGCGAATCGGTGCTGCCGCCGGCGAAGCATCTGCTGCTGGTATTAGATGAAGGCCATCATTTGCCAGAGGTGGCGCGCGATGCATTGGAAACCAGCGCCGATATTACCGTTGGCTGGACCAGCCTGCAGCTCGATCTGTTTGTACGCCTGGTGGAAACCTGTATGGCGCAGTTTCGGCCGAAATCGCCGCCGCCGCTGGCCAATCCCGAACGGCTAAAAGCGCACTGCGATGAATGGCGTGAACATCTGGCCAGCCTGACGCGCATCCTGGCGCTATGGCTGCCGCCGGAGCCGCAGGAAGGCGAGTACCGTTTTGAGATGGGCCAGCTGCCGGAAGAGATGCAAACCCTGTGCGCGCGTCTCTTTAAGCTGAGCGATGGATTACGCGGACTGGCGGAAGGGTTGTTGAACGATCTCAGCGAAAAAAGCGGGCAGTACGATGTGGTGCGTCTGCATCGCACTATGCTGCAGATGAACCGCGCTTTCGGCTGGTTTGAAGGCATCAGCAAGCTATGGCGGCTGGCGGCGATGGAGCAGGCCTCCGGCGCGCCGGTGTCGAAATGGGTCAGCCGCGAGCTGCGTGAAGGCCAGCCGCATCTGTTTTTCCACTGCGCCGGCATTCGCGTAAGCGAACAGCTGGAAAAGCTGCTGTGGCGCAAAGTGCCGCACGTGGTGCTGACTTCGGCGACTCTGCAGTCGCTGAACAGCTTTAACCGTCTGCAGGAGCTTTCCGGCCTCAGCGAAAAGGTCGGCGATCGCTTTGTGGCGCTCGGCTCGCCGTTTAATCACGTTGAGCAGGGCAAACTGATCATTCCGCAGATGCGCTATGAGCCGCTGATGGCTAATGAAGCGCAGCATATCGCCGAGATGGCCCATTTCTTCCGCCATCAGGTGAAAGCGGGCCAGCACAAAGGGATGCTGGTGCTGTTTGCCAGCAATCGCGCCATGCAACAGTTTTTAACGCATCTGAGCGATTTGCGGCTGATGCTGCTGGTGCAGGGCGATCAGCCGCGTTACCGGCTGGTGGAGCTGCACCGCAAGCGGGTAGAGCAGGGCGAGGCGAGCGTGCTGGTGGGGCTGCAATCTTTTGCCGAAGGGCTGGATTTAAAAGGCGAGCTGCTTTCTCAGGTACATATTCATAAAATTGCTTTTCCACCGGTGGACAGTCCGGTAATTTTGACCGAAGGGGAGTGGCTGAAGAGCCTGAAGCGCTACCCGTTTGAGGTGCAAAGTCTGCCCAGCGCCTCATTTAGCCTGATCCAGCAGGTGGGACGATTGATCCGCAGCCATCAGTGCTTTGGAGAAATTGTGATTTACGATCGGCGGTTGATCACCAAAGCATACGGTGCGCGCCTGTTAAAAGCCCTGCCGGTTTTTCCCATAGAGCAGCCGCCGATGCCCGAAGGGGCGATAGCGCCGGTGAGCAGCAGCAAGCCCGCTCCGGCGGCGCGGCGTCGAAAAAAGGAAAAGCGTTAA
- the ybiB gene encoding DNA-binding protein YbiB: MQYNKLIKEVGRGKNHARDLDEETAYQLYRAMLNDEVPDLELGTLLIAMRIKGEGEAEMAGFYRAVQERVLRLTPPAGQPLPIVIPSYNGARRQGNLTPLLALLLSRLGFPVVVHGVSEDATRVTSETVFQALGIAAVNDAQCAQAKLDRGEPVFITVDHLCAPLAKQLGLRWRMGVRNSAHTLAKLITPFDEAAALRFASVSHPEYIPRVAKFFSAQGGKALLLNGTEGEVYANPLRCPAINLIDGAGAQPQELVARQPECACDLPESKEATVTAAWIQQVLDKSRPVPPSLRLQIACCYLASGRSASLEEGLAALAAAGY; the protein is encoded by the coding sequence TTGCAGTACAACAAACTGATTAAAGAAGTAGGCCGTGGTAAAAATCATGCGCGCGATCTGGATGAAGAGACCGCGTATCAGCTCTATCGCGCCATGCTTAATGATGAGGTGCCGGATCTGGAGCTGGGTACGCTGCTGATCGCGATGCGCATCAAAGGAGAAGGTGAGGCGGAGATGGCTGGCTTCTACCGCGCCGTGCAGGAGCGCGTGCTGCGGCTGACGCCGCCTGCGGGCCAGCCGCTGCCGATCGTTATTCCCAGCTATAACGGCGCGCGCCGTCAGGGCAATCTGACGCCGCTGCTGGCGTTGCTGCTCTCGCGTCTGGGTTTTCCAGTAGTGGTGCATGGCGTCAGCGAAGACGCGACGCGCGTCACCAGCGAGACGGTGTTTCAGGCGCTGGGCATTGCGGCGGTTAACGATGCGCAATGTGCTCAGGCGAAGCTGGATCGGGGCGAACCGGTGTTTATCACCGTAGACCATCTTTGCGCGCCGCTGGCAAAACAGCTGGGGCTGCGCTGGCGCATGGGCGTACGCAACAGCGCCCATACACTGGCCAAGCTGATCACGCCTTTTGACGAGGCGGCGGCGCTGCGTTTTGCCAGCGTTTCTCACCCTGAATATATTCCGCGCGTCGCCAAATTCTTCAGCGCGCAGGGCGGCAAAGCGCTGTTGCTGAACGGCACGGAAGGAGAGGTTTACGCCAATCCGCTGCGCTGTCCGGCGATTAACCTGATCGACGGCGCGGGGGCGCAGCCACAGGAACTGGTGGCGCGTCAGCCGGAGTGCGCCTGCGATCTGCCGGAAAGCAAAGAGGCGACGGTGACCGCCGCCTGGATCCAGCAGGTGCTGGATAAATCGCGTCCGGTGCCGCCATCGCTGCGGCTGCAGATTGCCTGCTGCTATCTCGCCAGCGGGCGCAGCGCCTCGCTGGAGGAAGGTCTGGCGGCGCTGGCGGCGGCGGGCTATTAG
- a CDS encoding M20 aminoacylase family protein: MRLPAALIEEAVQWRRQLHAQPELGYQEQQTALFVAEQLRSFGLQVATGIAKTGVIGTLECGPGPTIGLRADMDALPITERGEAPWRSQRPGAMHACGHDGHTAILLASAKWLAQTRRFSGTVHFIFQPAEENLGGARKMVEEGLFRRFPMDAIYALHNWPGLPLGTLAINDGAMMASLDSFEITLTGKSCHAAMPECGADPIVAAAQLILALQTIPARRLSPLASSVVSVTQIEGGEAINVIPEAVTLRGTVRCLQSEVREKVRGLIDSFVDALPQPLGVAGKICWYPGYPVTQNHALPAARVRDAAIEQFGEQQVRWQVNPSMASEDFACMLEACPGAYFWLGADGDTPSQALHNASYDFNDALIEPAVTFWQRLVENHLPLPINRR; this comes from the coding sequence ATGAGATTACCCGCAGCGTTAATTGAAGAGGCGGTGCAGTGGCGCCGCCAGCTGCACGCTCAGCCAGAGCTGGGCTATCAGGAACAGCAAACCGCCCTTTTTGTTGCTGAGCAACTGCGCAGCTTTGGTTTGCAGGTGGCGACCGGAATCGCCAAAACCGGCGTAATCGGCACGCTGGAATGCGGCCCCGGCCCGACGATTGGTCTGCGTGCCGATATGGATGCCCTACCAATTACCGAACGCGGAGAAGCGCCGTGGCGCTCGCAGCGCCCCGGCGCCATGCATGCCTGCGGTCACGATGGGCATACTGCTATCCTGCTGGCCAGTGCGAAATGGCTGGCGCAAACGCGTCGTTTCAGCGGCACCGTGCATTTTATCTTCCAGCCCGCCGAAGAGAACCTCGGCGGCGCACGCAAGATGGTGGAAGAAGGGCTGTTCCGGCGCTTTCCGATGGATGCGATTTATGCGCTGCATAACTGGCCTGGCCTGCCGTTGGGCACGCTGGCGATTAACGATGGCGCGATGATGGCCTCTCTCGACTCGTTTGAAATTACCCTCACCGGCAAAAGCTGTCACGCCGCCATGCCGGAATGCGGCGCCGATCCCATCGTGGCGGCGGCGCAGCTGATCCTGGCGCTGCAAACCATTCCGGCGCGTCGACTATCACCGCTGGCCTCTTCGGTGGTCAGCGTAACCCAGATTGAGGGCGGTGAGGCGATTAACGTGATCCCGGAAGCGGTAACGCTACGCGGCACGGTGCGCTGTTTACAAAGCGAAGTCAGAGAGAAAGTGCGTGGGCTTATCGATTCGTTTGTTGATGCTCTGCCACAGCCGCTGGGGGTGGCGGGTAAGATTTGCTGGTATCCCGGTTATCCGGTGACGCAGAATCATGCTCTGCCCGCCGCACGCGTGCGCGATGCGGCTATTGAGCAGTTTGGTGAGCAGCAGGTGCGCTGGCAGGTGAACCCCTCCATGGCGTCAGAAGATTTCGCCTGCATGCTGGAGGCCTGCCCCGGCGCCTATTTCTGGCTCGGGGCCGACGGCGACACGCCTTCTCAGGCGCTGCACAACGCCAGCTATGACTTTAACGATGCGTTGATTGAGCCGGCCGTCACCTTCTGGCAGCGGCTGGTTGAGAACCATTTACCACTGCCGATCAATCGCCGCTAA
- a CDS encoding flavin reductase family protein: MSRQRYTYQPRAGHGLPHDPFNAIVAPRPIGWISSLSAAGVRNLAPYSFFNSFNYQPPIIGFASLGKKDSVRNILETKEFVWNLVTRPLAEAANESSASVAQDVDEFVLAGVTPLQGDLVQAPMVAESPVNFECRLTQHLQLQNADGAPLDSWLILGEVVAVHIDDALLEEGIYQTSKAQPVLRAGGPSAWYGISDAQRFDLQRPDARKK; this comes from the coding sequence ATGTCTCGTCAACGCTATACCTATCAACCGCGTGCCGGCCACGGTTTGCCGCACGACCCTTTTAATGCGATTGTCGCGCCGCGCCCTATCGGCTGGATCAGTTCGCTCAGCGCCGCGGGCGTGCGCAATCTGGCGCCTTACAGCTTCTTTAACAGCTTTAACTATCAGCCGCCGATTATCGGCTTCGCCAGCCTCGGTAAAAAAGACAGCGTTCGCAATATCCTGGAAACCAAAGAGTTTGTCTGGAATCTGGTTACCCGTCCGCTGGCGGAAGCGGCCAACGAAAGCTCTGCCTCGGTAGCGCAGGATGTGGATGAATTTGTGTTAGCGGGCGTGACGCCGCTGCAGGGCGATCTGGTGCAGGCGCCGATGGTGGCGGAAAGCCCGGTTAATTTTGAGTGTCGCCTGACGCAGCATCTCCAACTGCAAAACGCCGATGGCGCGCCGCTCGATAGCTGGCTGATCCTCGGCGAAGTGGTGGCGGTCCATATTGATGATGCCCTGCTGGAAGAAGGCATCTATCAGACCAGCAAGGCACAGCCGGTGCTGCGCGCCGGCGGTCCCAGCGCCTGGTATGGCATCAGCGATGCCCAGCGTTTCGATCTGCAACGCCCGGATGCGCGCAAAAAATAA
- the rlmF gene encoding 23S rRNA (adenine(1618)-N(6))-methyltransferase RlmF, producing the protein MKQPATKNQLHPRNRHRERYDFAALSAAHPPLQTFIITTPRGDSSIDFADPQAVKTLNQALLKHFYQIDNWDIPDGFLCPPVPGRADYLHWLADLLAQDSGQQVPRDINVLDIGCGANCIYPLIGYREYGWRFTGSEVNPQAMKAAGAILEANPTLRRAVRLRRQPNSDRMFQGIVHKNEFYHAVVCNPPFHASSEQAAEGSARKVRNLGLAKDAPLNFGGQQAELWCEGGEKAFIGQMISESVSYARQVIWFTSLVSRREHLPALRQALTDAGALEVRIVDMAQGQKQSRFIAWTFQDSAARTRLMKPRP; encoded by the coding sequence ATGAAACAGCCCGCTACGAAAAACCAACTGCATCCCCGCAACCGTCATCGCGAGCGCTATGATTTTGCGGCGCTGAGCGCGGCGCATCCGCCGCTGCAGACTTTTATTATCACCACGCCGCGCGGCGACAGCTCGATCGACTTTGCCGATCCGCAGGCGGTAAAAACGCTGAACCAGGCGCTGCTGAAACACTTTTACCAGATCGATAACTGGGACATCCCGGATGGCTTTCTTTGCCCGCCGGTGCCGGGACGCGCGGATTACCTGCACTGGCTGGCCGATCTGCTGGCGCAGGATAGCGGGCAGCAGGTGCCGCGCGATATTAATGTGCTGGATATCGGCTGCGGCGCAAACTGCATCTATCCGCTGATTGGCTATCGTGAATATGGCTGGCGTTTTACCGGTTCAGAGGTGAATCCGCAGGCAATGAAAGCCGCCGGGGCGATCCTTGAGGCTAACCCGACGCTGCGGCGCGCTGTTCGTTTGCGTCGTCAGCCGAACAGCGACCGCATGTTCCAGGGCATCGTTCATAAAAATGAGTTCTATCACGCCGTGGTATGTAATCCGCCGTTCCATGCCTCCAGCGAGCAGGCGGCCGAAGGCAGCGCCCGTAAAGTGCGTAATTTAGGCCTGGCGAAAGATGCGCCGCTCAATTTCGGCGGCCAGCAGGCGGAACTCTGGTGTGAAGGCGGTGAAAAAGCATTCATTGGTCAGATGATTAGCGAAAGCGTGAGCTATGCGCGCCAGGTGATTTGGTTTACCTCGCTGGTATCGCGCCGCGAGCATCTGCCCGCGCTGCGTCAGGCGTTAACTGACGCAGGCGCGCTGGAGGTGCGGATCGTGGATATGGCGCAGGGGCAAAAGCAGAGTCGCTTTATCGCCTGGACCTTTCAGGATAGCGCGGCACGAACGCGACTGATGAAGCCGCGCCCCTGA
- the ybiO gene encoding mechanosensitive channel protein, producing MLGINVMWRDLRQGMLCLLLLCLIPAAQAVSPPAAVASQQAQKPADDAATHEPTVEEKKAAWLALATILENDESRQALIKQLRDAAASPAATDEPVLTPPNAAKKKEEKTVLESVTDITRQYGGQFAGSLTHLYHNIISAPHNAFNKATFFNALSHFSMLAVALFTFYWTIRTIAIPLYQRMGRWGRKKSNQPCSFLRLPLAIIGAFVIDLLLLALALFVGQMLSNNLNADNRTIAQQQGLFLNAFALVEFFKAVLRLIFCPRFPDLRPFAINDTRAHYWNTRLGWLSGVIGYGLMVVVPIVSNRVNEQTGALVNVVIMGLMTGWALWLIFHNRRIIQRELNALAERSLSFFALFIRAFAFVWHWVASAYFIVLFFFSIFDPGNSLKFMMSATLNSLIIIGLGAEVSGILTRWINKTITLSPELRRNYPELQNRVNGWIWFMLKAARILTVFAVLLLLLNAWHLFDLWYWLTAGAGERLVDVLIRVFMILLFSVVGWTLLASLIESRLSSDIHGRPMPSARTRTLLTLFRNALAVVISTITIMILLSEIGVNIAPLLAGAGALGLAVSFGSQTLVKDIITGIFIQFENGMNTGDLVTIGPLTGTVERMSIRSVGVRQDTGAYHIIPWSSITTFANFVRGIGSFVANYDVDRSENSDSANAALRSAVDELMAREDIRDFIIGEPNFAGLVGLTERAFTVRVSITTQPLKQWTVRFALDELVKKHFDAAGIKAPRQTVQVVPPGGENNDAAASLPAPE from the coding sequence ATGTTGGGAATAAACGTCATGTGGCGCGATCTGCGTCAGGGAATGCTTTGTTTATTATTGCTATGCCTGATACCGGCCGCACAGGCGGTTTCGCCGCCCGCCGCCGTTGCCAGCCAGCAGGCGCAAAAACCTGCGGATGACGCGGCTACGCATGAGCCTACCGTTGAAGAGAAAAAAGCCGCCTGGCTTGCGCTGGCGACCATCCTGGAAAATGACGAGTCGCGCCAGGCGCTGATTAAACAGCTGCGCGATGCTGCCGCCAGCCCTGCCGCCACCGATGAGCCAGTGCTAACGCCGCCGAACGCGGCTAAGAAGAAAGAAGAAAAAACCGTCCTGGAAAGCGTCACCGATATCACGCGGCAATATGGCGGTCAGTTCGCCGGCAGCCTTACGCATCTCTATCACAACATCATCTCCGCGCCGCACAATGCTTTTAACAAAGCTACTTTTTTTAACGCACTCAGTCACTTTTCCATGCTGGCCGTAGCGCTGTTTACCTTTTACTGGACGATACGCACTATAGCCATACCGCTTTATCAGCGTATGGGCCGCTGGGGGCGCAAAAAAAGCAACCAGCCGTGCAGCTTTCTACGTCTGCCGTTAGCGATTATCGGCGCCTTTGTTATTGATCTCCTACTGCTGGCGCTGGCGTTGTTCGTCGGACAGATGCTCAGCAACAACCTCAACGCGGACAACCGCACTATTGCCCAACAGCAGGGGCTGTTCCTGAATGCCTTTGCGCTGGTTGAATTCTTTAAGGCGGTGCTGCGACTGATTTTCTGCCCACGCTTCCCTGATCTGCGCCCTTTTGCTATTAATGACACGCGAGCGCACTATTGGAATACCCGCCTTGGCTGGCTTAGCGGCGTAATTGGTTACGGGTTAATGGTGGTAGTGCCGATTGTCTCTAATCGCGTCAACGAGCAGACCGGCGCGCTGGTTAACGTGGTTATTATGGGATTGATGACCGGCTGGGCGCTGTGGCTGATATTTCATAACCGCCGCATTATCCAGCGCGAACTGAATGCCCTTGCTGAGCGCTCACTCTCTTTTTTCGCACTGTTTATCCGCGCTTTCGCCTTTGTCTGGCACTGGGTAGCCAGCGCCTACTTTATCGTGCTGTTCTTCTTCTCCATCTTTGATCCTGGCAACAGCTTAAAATTCATGATGTCGGCGACGCTGAACAGCCTGATCATTATCGGCCTTGGCGCGGAGGTTTCCGGCATACTGACGCGCTGGATCAATAAAACTATTACCCTATCTCCCGAGCTGCGCCGCAACTACCCGGAGCTACAAAATCGGGTCAACGGCTGGATCTGGTTTATGCTGAAAGCCGCGCGCATCCTGACGGTATTTGCCGTGCTGCTGCTGCTGCTGAACGCCTGGCATCTATTTGACCTCTGGTACTGGCTCACCGCGGGCGCGGGCGAGCGGCTGGTAGATGTGCTGATCCGGGTCTTTATGATTCTGCTCTTCTCCGTCGTTGGCTGGACGCTGCTGGCCAGCCTGATCGAGAGCCGTCTCTCTTCCGATATCCATGGCCGACCGATGCCCAGCGCCCGTACGCGCACGCTGCTAACGCTGTTCCGCAACGCGCTGGCGGTGGTCATCAGCACCATCACCATTATGATTTTGCTGTCGGAAATTGGCGTCAATATCGCGCCATTGTTGGCGGGGGCCGGTGCGCTGGGGCTGGCGGTCTCGTTTGGTTCGCAAACGCTGGTTAAGGATATTATTACCGGGATTTTCATTCAGTTTGAAAACGGCATGAACACCGGCGATCTGGTGACTATCGGGCCGCTTACCGGCACCGTCGAGCGCATGTCGATCCGTTCGGTGGGGGTACGCCAGGATACCGGCGCTTACCATATTATTCCCTGGTCATCGATTACCACCTTCGCCAACTTCGTACGTGGTATCGGCTCCTTTGTCGCTAATTACGATGTCGATCGCAGCGAAAATAGCGATAGCGCCAACGCTGCGTTGCGCTCCGCCGTGGATGAACTGATGGCACGTGAAGATATACGCGACTTTATTATTGGCGAGCCGAACTTTGCCGGTCTGGTGGGGTTAACCGAGCGCGCTTTTACCGTGCGCGTGTCGATTACCACTCAGCCGTTAAAGCAGTGGACCGTGCGCTTTGCGCTGGATGAGCTGGTGAAAAAACATTTTGATGCAGCGGGCATTAAGGCGCCGCGTCAGACGGTACAGGTGGTACCGCCCGGCGGCGAGAACAACGACGCGGCGGCCAGCCTGCCGGCGCCGGAATAA
- the glnQ gene encoding glutamine ABC transporter ATP-binding protein GlnQ: MIEFKNVSKHFGSTQVLHNIDLKINQGEVVVIIGPSGSGKSTLLRCINKLEEITSGDLIVDGLKVNDAKVDERLIRQEAGMVFQQFHLFPQMTALENVAFGPIRVRGAKKEAAHELAKALLAKVGLAERAHHYPSELSGGQQQRVAIARALAVKPKMMLFDEPTSALDPELRHEVLKVMQNLAEEGMTMVIVTHEVGFAQQVASRLIFIDKGRIAEDGAPDALISNPPSERLREFLQHVS; encoded by the coding sequence GTGATTGAATTTAAAAACGTCTCCAAGCACTTTGGTTCGACCCAAGTGTTGCACAATATCGATCTGAAGATTAATCAGGGTGAAGTGGTGGTAATTATTGGACCATCCGGCTCCGGTAAGTCTACCCTGCTGCGCTGTATTAATAAGCTGGAAGAGATTACCAGCGGCGATCTGATCGTCGATGGCTTGAAGGTTAACGATGCCAAAGTGGATGAGCGCCTGATCCGTCAGGAAGCCGGCATGGTTTTCCAGCAGTTCCATCTGTTTCCGCAGATGACCGCACTGGAAAACGTCGCTTTTGGCCCAATCCGCGTACGCGGTGCCAAAAAAGAGGCGGCGCATGAGCTGGCGAAAGCGCTGCTGGCGAAGGTCGGTCTGGCGGAGCGCGCCCATCATTATCCTTCCGAGCTATCAGGCGGCCAACAGCAGCGCGTAGCCATTGCGCGCGCGCTGGCGGTGAAGCCGAAGATGATGCTGTTCGATGAGCCGACCTCCGCGCTCGATCCGGAGCTGCGTCATGAAGTGTTAAAGGTAATGCAGAATCTGGCGGAGGAAGGGATGACGATGGTTATCGTGACCCACGAAGTCGGCTTCGCGCAACAGGTGGCTTCACGTCTGATCTTTATCGATAAAGGCCGTATCGCGGAGGATGGTGCGCCCGATGCGCTGATCTCTAACCCGCCCAGCGAACGTCTGCGCGAGTTTTTACAGCACGTTTCCTGA
- the glnP gene encoding glutamine ABC transporter permease GlnP: MEFDWSVIWPAVPLLLEGAKMTLLISVLGLIGGLIIGIIAGFARAWGGWLTNNIALVFIELIRGTPIVVQVMFIYFALPMAIPDLRIDPFTAAVVTIMINSGAYIAEITRGAVLSINKGFREAGLALGLSRRETLRYVIMPLALRRMLPPLGNQWIVSIKDTSLFIVIGVAELTRQGQEIIAGNFRALEIWSAVAVIYLVITLLLSYVLRRLEKRMKIL; encoded by the coding sequence ATGGAATTTGACTGGAGCGTCATCTGGCCAGCCGTTCCCCTTCTGTTGGAAGGGGCCAAAATGACCCTGCTGATCTCAGTGCTTGGCCTGATCGGCGGGCTGATAATCGGCATTATCGCCGGTTTCGCCCGCGCCTGGGGTGGCTGGCTTACCAATAATATTGCGCTGGTCTTTATTGAGCTGATTCGCGGTACGCCAATCGTGGTGCAGGTAATGTTCATCTATTTCGCCCTGCCGATGGCCATTCCCGACTTACGTATCGATCCGTTCACCGCAGCGGTAGTGACCATTATGATTAACTCCGGTGCCTATATTGCGGAGATCACCCGCGGCGCGGTGCTGTCGATCAACAAAGGTTTCCGTGAAGCAGGTCTGGCGCTGGGCCTGTCACGTCGGGAAACGCTGCGCTATGTGATTATGCCGCTGGCGCTGCGTCGTATGCTGCCCCCGCTGGGCAATCAGTGGATCGTTAGCATTAAGGATACCTCGCTATTTATCGTTATCGGCGTTGCCGAGCTGACCCGTCAGGGGCAGGAAATTATCGCCGGTAACTTCCGCGCGCTGGAAATCTGGAGCGCGGTCGCGGTTATCTATCTGGTTATTACGCTGCTGTTAAGCTACGTACTGCGTCGCCTTGAAAAAAGGATGAAAATCCTGTGA
- the glnH gene encoding glutamine ABC transporter substrate-binding protein GlnH produces MKSVLKFSLAALALTFAVSATAAEKKLIVATDTAFVPFEFKQGDKYVGFDIDLWDAVAKQLNLSWSLKPMDFSGIIPALQTRNVDLALAGITITEERKKAIDFSDGYYKSGLTVMVKANNDEVKGINDLNGKVVAVKSGTGSVDYAKAHIKTKDLRQFPNIDNAYMELGTNRADAVLHDTPNILYFIHTAGRGQFKAVGDSIEAQQYGIALPKGSDDLREKINGALKTLRDNGTYNTIYKKWFGTEPK; encoded by the coding sequence ATGAAGTCTGTTTTAAAGTTTTCCCTGGCTGCTTTAGCGTTAACGTTTGCCGTTTCCGCCACCGCGGCGGAGAAAAAACTGATTGTCGCGACCGATACCGCGTTCGTCCCGTTTGAATTTAAGCAAGGCGATAAATATGTCGGCTTTGACATTGATTTGTGGGATGCCGTGGCAAAACAGCTCAACCTCTCCTGGAGTCTGAAACCGATGGATTTCAGCGGCATTATTCCTGCGCTGCAGACGCGTAATGTCGATTTGGCCCTGGCGGGGATAACCATTACCGAGGAACGTAAAAAAGCGATCGATTTCTCTGACGGCTACTACAAAAGCGGCCTGACGGTGATGGTGAAAGCCAATAATGATGAAGTAAAAGGCATCAACGATCTTAACGGCAAAGTGGTCGCGGTGAAGAGCGGCACTGGCTCAGTTGACTATGCGAAAGCGCATATCAAAACCAAAGACCTGCGTCAGTTTCCGAACATCGATAACGCCTATATGGAGTTAGGCACCAACCGTGCGGACGCGGTGCTGCACGATACGCCAAATATTCTCTATTTTATCCATACCGCAGGCCGCGGGCAGTTTAAAGCGGTAGGCGACTCCATTGAAGCGCAGCAGTATGGCATTGCGCTGCCGAAAGGCAGCGACGACCTGCGCGAGAAGATTAACGGCGCGTTGAAAACCCTGCGTGACAACGGTACCTACAATACTATTTATAAAAAATGGTTCGGCACCGAGCCGAAATAA